The proteins below are encoded in one region of Arthrobacter sp. CJ23:
- a CDS encoding ABC-F family ATP-binding cassette domain-containing protein, giving the protein MITVQDLELRAGARLLMDQVNFRVDKGDKIGLVGRNGAGKTTLTRVLAGEGLPAGGKVTRSGEIGYLPQDPRTPDMEQLARDRILSARGLDVVVGKLKKAHEEMASGDAAVQRKAMNRYDRLEAEFLAGGGYAAEAEAAAISSNLALPDRLLNQPLKTLSGGQRRRVELARILYSDAETLLLDEPTNHLDADSITWLREFLKNHQGGLIVISHDTELLEATVNKVYLLDANRAQIDYYNMDWKRYVLQRETDERARKRERANAEKKAQVLIDQANKMRAKATKAVAAQNMAKRAERLLSGLEAVRENDRVAALRFPDPSPCGKTPLTAEGLSKSYGSLEIFTDVDLAIDRGSKVVILGLNGAGKTTLLRMLAGVDKPDTGEIIPGHGLKVGYYAQEHETLDVERTVLENMRSSAPDMKDAEVRGILGSFLFSGDDVDKPAGVLSGGEKTRLALATIVASSANVLLLDEPTNNLDPASRAEILGALKNYSGAVVMVSHDEGAVSALNPERVVLLPDGVEDHWNEDYLDLITLA; this is encoded by the coding sequence TTGATTACCGTCCAGGACCTTGAACTCCGCGCCGGCGCACGCCTGCTCATGGACCAAGTCAACTTCAGGGTGGACAAAGGGGACAAGATCGGGCTCGTCGGCCGAAACGGTGCCGGCAAGACCACTCTCACCCGGGTTCTCGCAGGCGAAGGCCTTCCGGCCGGCGGCAAGGTAACCCGCAGCGGCGAGATCGGCTACCTGCCTCAGGATCCCCGCACCCCGGACATGGAGCAGCTCGCGCGCGACCGCATCCTCTCCGCCCGCGGCCTGGACGTCGTCGTCGGCAAGCTCAAGAAGGCCCATGAGGAAATGGCCAGCGGCGACGCCGCTGTGCAGCGCAAGGCCATGAACCGCTATGACCGGCTCGAAGCCGAGTTCCTGGCCGGTGGCGGCTACGCCGCCGAGGCCGAAGCCGCCGCGATCTCCTCCAACCTCGCCCTGCCGGACCGGCTGCTGAACCAGCCGTTGAAGACTCTTTCCGGCGGCCAGCGCCGCCGTGTGGAATTGGCGCGCATCCTGTACTCGGACGCCGAGACCCTGCTCCTCGACGAACCCACCAACCACCTCGACGCCGACTCCATCACCTGGCTGCGGGAGTTCCTGAAGAACCACCAGGGCGGGCTGATCGTGATCAGCCACGACACCGAACTGCTCGAGGCCACGGTTAATAAGGTGTACCTGCTGGATGCCAACCGCGCCCAGATCGACTACTACAACATGGACTGGAAGCGCTACGTGCTCCAGCGTGAAACGGACGAGCGCGCCCGCAAGCGCGAACGCGCCAACGCCGAGAAGAAGGCCCAGGTCCTGATCGACCAGGCCAACAAGATGCGTGCCAAGGCCACCAAGGCCGTTGCCGCCCAGAACATGGCCAAGCGCGCCGAGCGGCTCCTCAGCGGGCTGGAGGCCGTGCGCGAAAACGACCGCGTGGCAGCCCTGCGCTTCCCGGATCCCTCGCCCTGCGGCAAGACCCCGCTGACCGCCGAAGGCCTCAGCAAGTCCTACGGCTCGCTCGAGATCTTCACGGACGTGGACCTGGCCATCGACCGCGGCTCCAAGGTGGTCATCCTGGGCCTCAACGGTGCCGGCAAGACCACCCTGCTGCGCATGCTGGCCGGCGTGGACAAGCCGGACACCGGCGAGATCATCCCAGGCCACGGCCTCAAGGTGGGCTACTACGCCCAGGAGCACGAGACGCTCGACGTCGAGCGCACGGTCCTGGAGAACATGCGCTCTTCCGCCCCGGACATGAAGGACGCCGAAGTCCGCGGCATCCTCGGTTCGTTCCTGTTCTCCGGCGATGACGTGGACAAGCCCGCCGGTGTGCTCTCCGGGGGTGAAAAGACCCGCCTGGCCCTCGCCACGATTGTCGCCTCCAGCGCCAACGTGCTGCTGCTGGACGAACCCACCAACAACCTTGACCCGGCCAGCCGCGCCGAGATCCTGGGCGCCCTGAAGAACTACAGCGGCGCCGTCGTCATGGTCAGCCACGACGAAGGAGCCGTCTCGGCACTGAACCCGGAACGCGTCGTGCTGCTGCCGGACGGCGTCGAGGACCACTGGAACGAAGACTACCTGGACCTGATTACGCTGGCGTA
- a CDS encoding biotin transporter BioY produces the protein MSQPDTAAAPRAASRTRWGATDLGLIAVFAALVAASALIPGIPVGALGVPITLQLLAVVLTGLVLGGGRGFAAVGLYLLLGLAGLPIFSGGRSGPGILATPSAGYIIGFPLAAAAAGWLAGVVIRRTAKYRTVFLFLAALVGTVVLVHGLGVLGMMVNGKLDFTKAFLADLPYYPGDILKCFLASVIAVSLHKAFPDVLVRRVRQLR, from the coding sequence ATGAGCCAGCCTGACACCGCAGCCGCACCGCGCGCGGCCTCCCGCACCCGCTGGGGCGCCACCGACCTTGGATTGATCGCCGTCTTCGCCGCCCTCGTGGCCGCTTCCGCGCTCATCCCGGGAATCCCCGTCGGCGCCCTGGGCGTGCCGATCACCCTGCAGCTGCTCGCCGTCGTACTGACCGGACTGGTGCTGGGCGGCGGGCGCGGTTTCGCCGCCGTCGGGCTCTATCTCCTCCTGGGCCTGGCCGGGCTCCCGATCTTCAGCGGCGGCCGCAGCGGACCGGGCATCCTGGCCACCCCCTCGGCCGGCTACATCATCGGGTTCCCGCTGGCCGCCGCCGCGGCGGGTTGGCTGGCCGGCGTCGTGATCCGCAGGACCGCCAAGTACCGCACGGTCTTCCTGTTCCTTGCCGCCCTGGTGGGCACCGTTGTCCTGGTCCACGGCCTGGGCGTGCTGGGCATGATGGTCAACGGCAAGCTGGACTTCACCAAGGCCTTCCTGGCGGACCTCCCCTACTACCCGGGGGACATCCTGAAGTGCTTCCTGGCGTCCGTCATTGCCGTATCGCTCCACAAGGCGTTCCCGGACGTCCTGGTCCGCCGCGTCCGGCAGCTGCGCTAG